The Lactuca sativa cultivar Salinas chromosome 2, Lsat_Salinas_v11, whole genome shotgun sequence genome includes a window with the following:
- the LOC111917861 gene encoding chaperone protein dnaJ 11, chloroplastic: MAISTTSASSFFTSPNFSLNLNSSSKSSSNSVNFRRAPISAAYATAEKTETIRSLRNSPPSSLYEVLGVRIGADTQEVKAAYRRLARVLHPDVGRSDSSADEFMKVHSAYATLTDPAKRADYDRTLVQRRAGVSSPVSFSGGYRSRRWETDQCW; the protein is encoded by the coding sequence ATGGCTATTTCGACTACATCTGCATCTTCCTTCTTTACTTCCCCTAATTTCTCCCTCAATTTAAACTCATCGTCAAAATCGAGTTCAAACTCCGTCAACTTCCGAAGAGCTCCGATTTCAGCTGCTTACGCCACCGCTGAGAAAACGGAGACTATCAGATCATTACGTAATAGCCCTCCTTCCTCATTGTATGAAGTGCTCGGAGTTCGAATCGGGGCTGATACACAGGAGGTGAAAGCGGCGTATCGGAGATTAGCGAGAGTTTTGCATCCTGATGTCGGAAGGAGTGATTCGTCGGCTGATGAGTTCATGAAAGTGCATTCAGCTTATGCTACGCTGACAGATCCGGCGAAACGAGCGGATTACGATCGAACTCTGGTGCAGAGACGCGCGGGTGTTTCGTCTCCGGTGAGTTTTTCCGGTGGATACAGGAGTCGAAGATGGGAGACGGACCAGTGTTGGTAG